In one Gossypium hirsutum isolate 1008001.06 chromosome D09, Gossypium_hirsutum_v2.1, whole genome shotgun sequence genomic region, the following are encoded:
- the LOC107891109 gene encoding probable beta-1,4-xylosyltransferase IRX9 (The RefSeq protein has 2 substitutions compared to this genomic sequence) produces the protein MGSAERTKKEVQLWKKAIVHFSLCFVMGFFTGFAPTGKDSIFSSPAVATHNKSHISQPPVNQSVTPAVHSSNVNQSLRAETPVPVPVPAKSNELESPKQVDGTVVHEVKLPSRRLVIVVTPTSTKDQFQGVFLRRLANTIRLVPQPLLWIVVEGQSDSNELSEILRKTGIMYRHLVFKENFTDPEAELNHQRNVALKHVEQHKLSGIVHFAGLTNVYDLDFFKELRQIEVFGTWPMALLSANERRVVIEGPVCDSSQVIGWHLRKMNNQTDAETDADTKPPIHISSFAFNSSILWDPERWGRLTSVQGTSQNSLKFVKQIVMEDEGKLKGIPPEECSKIMLWRLHFPIGVVPRNLVKTSSLFDVITQL, from the exons ATGGGGTCTGCTGAGAGAACAAAGAAGAAAGTACAGCTATGGAAGAAAGCTATTGTTCACTTCTCTTTATGTTTTGTCATGGGGTTTTTCACAGGCTTTGCTCCAACTGGTAAGGATTCCATTTTTTCTAGCCCTGCTGTTGCTACACACAATAAATCACATATTTCACAACCGCCTGTGAACCAATCAGTAACACCAGCGGTACATAGCAGTAATGTTAACCAGAGTTTGAGAGCCGAAACTCCGGTTCCAGTTCCAGTTCCGGCAAAGTCTAATGAGCTAGAAAGTCCGAAACAAGTGGATGGTACTGTTGTTCATGAAGTCAAGCTGCCATCCAGGAGACTTGTGATTGTTGTTACACCAACCAGCACAAAAGATCAGTTTCAAGGTGTGTTCTTGAGGAGGCTAGCGAATACTATTCGGCTGGTTCCTCAACCATTGTTGTGGATCGTCGTGGAAGGGCAATCGGATTCGAACGAGCTATCCGAAATACTTAGGAAAACAGGCATTATGTATAGGCATTTGGTGTTCAAGGAGAATTTCACAGATCCTGAAGCAGAGCTAAATCATCAACGAAATGTTGCATTGAAGCACATTGAGCAACACAAGCTGAGTGGGATAGTTCATTTCGCTGGACTTACCAATGTTTACGATCTTGATTTCTTCAAAGAACTTAGACAAATTGA GGTGTTTGGCACTTGGCCAATGGCCCTGCTATCAGCAAACGAGAGACGGGTTGTGATTGAAGGACCTGTTTGTGATTCATCACAAGTTATAGGATGGCACCTAAGGAAGATGAATAACCAGACAGATGCAGAAACAGATGCTGATACGAAACCTCCTATTCATATATCAAGTTTTGCATTTAACAGTTCAATCCTTTGGGACCCTGAGAGATGGGGACGTCTCACATCGGTCCAAGGCACTTCACAG AACTCACTGAAATTTGTGAAACAAATTGTAATGGAAGATGAGGGCAAGTTAAAGGGTATCCCACCGGAAGAGTGCTCCAAAATAATGCTATGGCGTCTTCATTTCCCCATTGGAGTTGTGCCTAGAAATCTTGTCAAAACATCCTCATTGTTTGATGTAATTActcaattgtaa
- the LOC121220943 gene encoding protein IQ-DOMAIN 1 — translation MVVFFEESVQPRFPGKKNQKSKQQLLEKQVHLGSNDSGAATLETVNLSPPPPEEVKPIEAESKQTYPVVVATAAASPQAAVEVVQRQLNRDALFAGKSEEEVAAIKIQTAFRVYLARRALHALKGLVRLKSLMEGPVVKRQAASTLRCMQTLSRLQCQVRIRRTRMTEENQALQRQLLQKHAKEIVNLQMGEDWDDSLQSKEQIEASLLSKHEAAMRRERAMAYSFTHQQTWKNASRSMNPLFMDPNNPSWGWSWLERWMAAQPQEGRGTTEKEQNDQSSIRSARSNFGGEISKAYARYQLNLDKQSPKAGQKPNQTSSLLSVSTPKTSASIPARKLKSASPRSSVVGPDDDGRSMVSIQSERNRRHSIAGSSVHDNEGLGSSPLLPSYMVPTESTRAKTQLQSPLGLESNGTPRKGPIASAKKRLSYPPSPARRRQHLLIQKLVS, via the exons ATGGTTGTCTTCTTTGAAGAAAGTGTTCAGCCCAGATTCCCAGGAAAAAAAAACCAG AAATCAAAACAGCAGTTGTTGGAGAAGCAGGTGCATTTGGGTTCCAATGATTCTGGTGCAGCCACTTTAGAAACTGTCAACTTGTCCCCTCCTCCGCCAGAAGAAGTTAAACCGATTGAAGCTGAAAGCAAGCAGACTTACCCTGTGGTAGTTGCCACTGCTGCTGCTTCACCTCAGGCTGCCGTAGAGGTTGTTCAACGTCAGCTTAATAGAGATGCTCTGTTCGCTGGAAAATCTGAGGAGGAAGTGGCAGCAATAAAGATCCAAACAGCTTTCCGAGTTTACCTG GCTAGAAGGGCATTGCATGCTTTAAAAGGATTGGTCAGGCTGAAATCATTGATGGAAGGGCCTGTGGTCAAGAGGCAAGCAGCAAGTACTCTTCGGTGCATGCAAACGCTTTCTCGTCTGCAGTGTCAGGTTCGAATTAGGAGAACCAGGATGACTGAAGAAAATCAGGCTCTTCAGAGGCAACTCTTGCAGAAACATGCAAAAGAGATTGTGAACTTGCAG ATGGGGGAAGACTGGGATGACAGCCTGCAGTCAAAGGAACAAATCGAGGCAAGCTTACTTAGCAAGCACGAGGCGGCTATGAGAAGAGAAAGGGCCATGGCATATTCATTTACTCATCAG CAAACCTGGAAGAATGCTTCAAGATCTATGAATCCGTTATTCATGGATCCAAACAATCCCTCATGGGGATGGAGTTGGTTGGAACGATGGATGGCAGCACAACCACAGGAGGGTCGTGGTACAACAGAAAAGGAACAGAACGACCAGTCATCCATAAGGAGTGCACGCAGCAACTTTGGAGGAGAAATCAGCAAAGCTTATGCTCGCTACCAACTCAATTTGGATAAGCAATCCCCAAAGGCTGGCCAAAAGCCAAACCAAACATCAAGTCTCCTATCCGTTTCAACTCCTAAGACATCAGCTTCAATACCTGCCCGAAAGCTGAAGTCAGCAAGCCCTAGAAGCAGTGTGGTCGGTCCAGATGATGACGGAAGAAGCATGGTGAGCATTCAGTCAGAAAGGAACCGTAGGCATAGCATTGCAGGCTCCTCAGTGCATGACAATGAGGGCCTAGGAAGCTCTCCATTGCTTCCAAGTTACATGGTACCGACTGAATCCACAAGAGCTAAGACCCAGTTGCAAAGTCCGTTGGGACTAGAATCCAATGGAACACCTCGGAAGGGACCGATTGCGTCTGCCAAGAAACGCCTTTCTTATCCACCTTCACCAGCTAGGCGAAGGCAGCACTTACTAATACAGAAGTTGGTGTCATGA
- the LOC107891111 gene encoding uncharacterized protein, which translates to MAEVRGANTWREELASLVEDTGILYTGEAATFSSLPPFNPEKSTAMAAAVSETDHETEPPETLKEQVTEFLKSWGEMVLELGRGCRDILQQTVVTEDSFVVQKLGGPVARVSSRLRFLNEFLPEDRDPVHAWPVIFFVFILALSALNLNGGHDGLAPAVKKVLIHPPSASRIQLPDGRHLAYREIGVPADKARFSLMAPHSFLSSRLAGIPGVKIPLLEEFGVRLVSYDLPGFGESDPHPSRNLNSSAFDMLHLADAVGVDDKFWVLGYSGGSIHAWAALRYVPHRIAGAAVVAPMINPYEPSMTKEEMRSIWGESLPRRKLMYYLARRLPKLLSFFYRRSFLSGKHGRVEKLMSVSLGRRDEILTEGATFEDFWHRDVEESVRQGNTKPFIEEAILQVSNWGFSLADLQVQRKCYRNGIFPWLKSLYSLAECELAGFLGPIHIWQGMDDQAVPQGMIDHISRVLPGATMHKLPNEGHFSFFFFCDECHRQIFSTLFGSPQGPLEQATNGGEILSEGDMEEQSLATDSTNK; encoded by the exons ATGGCGGAAGTGAGAGGAGCAAACACGTGGCGGGAGGAACTGGCGAGTTTAGTGGAAGACACGGGGATACTATACACCGGGGAAGCGGCCACTTTCTCGTCGTTACCGCCATTTAATCCGGAAAAATCGACGGCGATGGCGGCGGCGGTTTCTGAGACTGATCATGAGACGGAGCCGCCTGAGACTTTGAAGGAACAAGTGACGGAATTTTTGAAATCGTGGGGCGAGATGGTTCTTGAACTTGGAAGAGGATGTAGAGATATTTTGCAGCAAACGGTAGTTACGGAAGATTCGTTTGTAGTACAGAAGCTTGGTGGACCTGTCGCTAGGGTCTCCAGTCGATTGAGGTTCTTGAATGAGTTCTTGCCTGAGGATCGTGATCCAGTTCATGCTTGGCCTGTTATCTTCTTCGTTTTCATCCTTGCACTTTCAG CTCTAAATTTGAATGGTGGACATGATGGATTGGCACCAGCAGTGAAGAAAGTGCTTATTCATCCTCCTAGCGCCAGCCGAATCCAGCTTCCAGACGGTAGACACTTGGCTTATCGTGAAATAGGTGTTCCAGCGGATAAAGCTAGATTTTCTCTTATGGCGCCACATTCTTTTCTTTCATCCCGACTTGCAG GTATACCTGGAGTTAAGATACCACTGCTGGAAGAGTTTGGAGTTCGTTTGGTCAGTTATGATCTTCCTGGTTTTGGGGAGAGTGATCCTCATCCTAGTCGAAATTTAAATTCATCAGCATTTGATATGCTACATCTAGCTGATGCTGTTGGGGTCGATGATAAGTTCTGGGTGTTGGGCTACTCAGGTGGAAGTATCCATGCTTGGGCTGCTCTTAGATATGTTCCTCACAGAATTGCAG GTGCAGCGGTGGTTGCTCCAATGATCAATCCGTATGAGCCTAGCATGACTAAGGAAGAAATGAGAAGTATTTGGGGAGAGTCATTACCAAGAAGGAAGCTAATGTACTACTTAGCTAGAAGATTGCCAAAACTGCTGTCATTTTTTTACCGCCGGAGTTTCCTATCAGGCAAGCATGGTCGAGTTGAAAAGTTGATGTCTGTGTCACTTGGAAGGCGG GATGAGATTCTGACTGAAGGAGCAACCTTTGAAGACTTCTGGCATAGAGATGTGGAGGAGTCAGTCCGTCAGGGGAATACCAAACCATTCATTGAGGAGGCTATCCTGCAGGTTTCCAATTGGGGTTTTAGTTTGGCAGATCTTCAGGTGCAGAGGAAGTGTTACAGAAATGGAATTTTCCCTTGGCTCAAGTCCCTGTACAGTCTAGCAGAATGTGAATTGGCAGGATTTCTGGGACCAATACATATATGGCAG GGGATGGATGATCAAGCTGTTCCACAAGGAATGATAGATCACATAAGCCGGGTTCTACCAGGAGCCACCATGCATAAGCTCCCAAATGAAGgccatttttcctttttctttttctgtgaCGAGTGTCATCGACAGATATTCTCTACTCTGTTTGGAAGCCCTCAAGGTCCTCTTGAGCAGGCAACGAATGGAGGTGAAATCCTCTCCGAAGGAGATATGGAAGAACAATCATTAGCTACTGATTCTACCAACAAATGA